One window from the genome of Fulvivirga lutea encodes:
- a CDS encoding efflux RND transporter periplasmic adaptor subunit, with protein MKNITKTILVAVSTLLIGLLIGWLIFGNSNDTNNAEHDHSAAAVGVETVWTCSMHPQIRQNEAGDCPICGMDLIPLEEDAGNLDPNAISMSPTAMQLANVRTLIVGTNAANKSVRLTGKVQADERQLFTQSSHIPGRVEKLNVNFTGDYVNKGQVIAYVYSPELVTAQEELLEAEKIKEKQPALFSAAKEKLKNWKLTDAQVEKVVTSKKTITEFPIVANVSGYVTKKMVNLGDYLKAGQPIYEIANLSKVWVLFDVYESDLQWVKKGNEISYTVKSLPGKTFTGKVTYIDPTIDPKTRVAKARVEVANKDLALKPEMFATGQIKSSQDGKDATLTVPKSAVMWTGKRSVVYVMNQSSEGVSFMMREVTLGPELGEEYVIESGLEAGEEIAVNGTFSIDAAAQLAGKPSMMNPAGGAVMTGHNHGGSSGQMAEMKVEVQKTAIDPQAKDALKPIYTHYLKLKDALVASNFDQAKEAANMLKKSVNNVNMALFKGDAHNTWMALSDNFKSSLEHTNHWSDIEAIRTAFIPISNTLISLTKAFNPNREKIYVQYCPMAANNTGASWISMEEQIRNPYFGDAMLTCGNVEEELAGSAKATPAESDKPKPKSPKTSAMGNIGNTHIHIDYSSPSVRGRVIWGGLVAYDKVWSSGAHKATTIDFSNDVTINNTKVPAGKYGFFTIPGKDQWTIILSKDWDMHLADDYTQANDLLRFKVKPTKLNEPVESLKYEVIPSNDKSGVIKLSWSDLSVSFKVINN; from the coding sequence ATGAAAAACATCACTAAAACTATACTGGTTGCCGTCAGCACACTTTTGATTGGTTTGCTAATAGGCTGGTTGATCTTTGGTAATTCCAACGATACCAATAATGCAGAACACGATCATTCGGCTGCCGCAGTAGGTGTTGAAACCGTTTGGACTTGCTCCATGCATCCACAGATTCGACAAAATGAAGCAGGTGATTGCCCTATTTGTGGAATGGACTTAATTCCTCTGGAGGAAGATGCCGGAAATTTAGATCCGAATGCCATTTCTATGTCACCCACAGCCATGCAACTCGCTAATGTGAGAACGTTGATTGTTGGTACGAATGCAGCAAATAAATCGGTAAGACTAACAGGTAAAGTTCAAGCTGATGAAAGACAACTGTTTACGCAATCATCGCACATTCCGGGGCGTGTCGAAAAGTTGAATGTAAACTTTACTGGCGATTATGTAAATAAAGGTCAGGTGATCGCCTATGTCTATTCACCGGAATTAGTTACAGCTCAGGAAGAATTACTGGAGGCTGAGAAAATCAAAGAAAAGCAACCGGCATTATTCAGTGCCGCCAAAGAGAAGTTGAAAAATTGGAAGCTTACCGATGCTCAGGTAGAAAAGGTAGTAACTTCTAAAAAAACGATTACTGAATTTCCAATTGTAGCCAATGTTTCCGGCTATGTAACCAAAAAAATGGTGAACTTGGGTGATTATCTAAAAGCCGGTCAGCCCATTTACGAAATAGCCAATCTCTCTAAAGTTTGGGTACTGTTTGATGTATATGAATCGGACTTGCAATGGGTGAAAAAAGGCAATGAAATTTCTTATACTGTAAAGTCTTTGCCGGGTAAAACCTTTACAGGCAAAGTAACCTACATCGACCCAACTATTGATCCTAAAACAAGGGTGGCCAAAGCCAGAGTGGAAGTGGCGAATAAAGATTTGGCATTAAAGCCGGAGATGTTTGCAACGGGTCAAATTAAAAGCAGCCAGGATGGAAAAGATGCCACGCTAACCGTTCCCAAATCTGCCGTTATGTGGACGGGCAAAAGATCTGTTGTGTATGTGATGAACCAAAGCAGCGAAGGCGTGAGCTTTATGATGCGGGAAGTTACTTTAGGGCCGGAACTTGGTGAAGAATATGTGATTGAGTCAGGTCTGGAGGCTGGTGAAGAAATTGCAGTGAATGGAACCTTTAGCATAGATGCTGCAGCTCAGCTAGCCGGTAAACCTAGCATGATGAACCCCGCGGGTGGTGCTGTAATGACTGGTCATAATCATGGTGGAAGCTCAGGCCAGATGGCCGAAATGAAGGTGGAAGTTCAAAAAACAGCCATAGATCCACAAGCCAAGGATGCTTTAAAGCCTATTTACACGCATTATTTAAAGCTTAAAGATGCATTGGTTGCGAGTAATTTTGATCAAGCGAAAGAAGCAGCTAACATGCTTAAAAAGAGTGTAAATAATGTGAATATGGCCCTGTTTAAAGGCGATGCACATAACACCTGGATGGCACTGTCAGATAACTTCAAATCAAGCCTGGAGCATACCAATCACTGGTCTGATATTGAAGCAATTAGAACAGCTTTTATTCCCATTTCCAACACATTGATCAGTTTAACCAAGGCATTTAATCCTAACAGAGAAAAAATATATGTGCAATATTGTCCGATGGCCGCTAACAATACCGGTGCAAGCTGGATAAGCATGGAAGAGCAAATTAGAAATCCATATTTTGGAGACGCAATGCTCACTTGTGGAAATGTGGAGGAAGAGTTGGCTGGAAGTGCGAAAGCTACCCCGGCAGAATCCGACAAACCCAAACCAAAAAGTCCAAAAACATCAGCTATGGGTAACATTGGTAATACACACATTCATATCGATTACTCATCTCCAAGTGTAAGAGGCCGTGTAATTTGGGGTGGACTAGTTGCGTATGACAAAGTTTGGTCGAGCGGTGCGCACAAAGCTACGACCATCGACTTCTCTAATGACGTAACGATCAATAACACAAAAGTGCCTGCGGGCAAATATGGATTCTTTACGATACCAGGTAAAGATCAGTGGACTATCATTTTAAGCAAAGATTGGGACATGCACTTAGCTGATGATTATACACAAGCCAATGATCTGCTTAGGTTTAAAGTAAAACCGACAAAGCTCAATGAACCGGTTGAATCTCTTAAGTACGAGGTAATTCCATCAAACGATAAATCAGGTGTAATCAAGTTAAGCTGGTCTGATTTAAGCGTATCATTTAAAGTAATAAACAATTAA
- a CDS encoding serine hydrolase domain-containing protein encodes MKIMNKYCLSVISVLTLLVFSSCGDDSNDDGVSVNMVQTVLNEFEDTFVKGGAAALILKSNGEIISGAIGESEEGTPLSADLSFAVGSISKTFTCVLTLQLIEEGSLKLTSTINELLPEIVSEKIPGNITIQQLLIHNSGLDHPLPGSNGLFNFVINNPSTEITFEKFVEFMEPPHSEPGTKFLYSDANYKVLGMVVEKIKGAEFSEVLRNELFNSLELNDTFLGLLEVPTNEQAFAWVNTESIKDLDRTAVESMGRYTGDVWSSCGNLANWFHAIFQKEVISESSLSLITTFNKGADGLDYGAGMFRSAYGGKLVYWHSGFTIAYSSFVGYVPSTGDIVVIINNQWNNEELINMVNDLVKEL; translated from the coding sequence ATGAAAATAATGAATAAGTATTGCCTGAGTGTAATCAGTGTTCTTACACTTTTGGTTTTCTCATCATGTGGTGATGACAGTAATGATGATGGTGTATCGGTTAATATGGTTCAGACCGTACTCAATGAATTTGAGGATACCTTTGTAAAAGGAGGGGCAGCTGCACTTATATTAAAGTCAAATGGCGAAATTATTAGTGGAGCTATTGGTGAGTCTGAAGAAGGCACTCCTCTTAGTGCAGATCTGAGCTTTGCCGTTGGAAGTATTAGCAAAACCTTTACGTGTGTATTAACCCTTCAATTAATAGAAGAGGGTTCATTGAAATTAACTTCGACCATTAATGAACTATTACCAGAGATTGTTAGCGAAAAAATTCCAGGTAATATTACCATCCAACAATTGCTTATTCATAATTCAGGGTTAGATCATCCATTACCAGGATCCAATGGGTTGTTTAACTTCGTAATCAACAATCCCTCCACTGAAATTACCTTCGAAAAATTTGTTGAATTTATGGAGCCCCCACATTCTGAACCAGGCACTAAGTTTTTGTATTCTGATGCTAATTACAAAGTGTTAGGCATGGTGGTTGAAAAAATAAAAGGAGCTGAATTCAGCGAAGTGTTAAGAAATGAGCTTTTCAACTCTTTAGAATTAAATGACACATTTCTAGGGCTGCTGGAGGTACCCACTAATGAGCAGGCATTTGCATGGGTAAACACTGAATCAATTAAAGATTTAGACCGTACTGCAGTAGAGAGTATGGGAAGATACACGGGCGATGTATGGTCATCCTGCGGTAATCTGGCCAATTGGTTTCATGCCATTTTTCAGAAAGAAGTGATCAGTGAGTCATCTCTTAGCCTGATAACTACATTTAATAAAGGTGCGGACGGTTTGGATTACGGTGCAGGTATGTTTCGAAGTGCATATGGTGGCAAGCTTGTTTATTGGCATTCCGGCTTCACTATCGCTTACAGTTCATTTGTGGGCTACGTGCCATCCACCGGAGATATAGTTGTCATAATTAATAACCAATGGAACAATGAGGAGCTCATTAATATGGTCAACGATTTAGTCAAAGAGCTCTAA
- a CDS encoding sensor histidine kinase: MRRKVFTIIIHITCWSLFILLLCKLFPAYSLIQSDEGETGFLITHTYYYWVLGGSCMFFFYFHSQLLFPKLFLRKKYLAYFISLILLMVFVPAMQYLIDTLLIQYLTLPSDSKVSVKGFFIESIGLNTSSLTYVNCFAFTLGYSFYDSWVKDQQLKKLILQDKIKAENQLLRAQINPHFLFNTLNTFFSLAQKHKAPVIEDGVATLSEMFRYTLENKDTTLMPLTKEIEYVKSYVHLQGLRFKDGDDVDIQFKIEGDFEGKEIHQMILINFIENAFKHGINISGRSYIHIDIDVAEKFQMKVRNSVGSKARDDISFGVGLDNTKNRLDLLYPNKHQLYIESTDNYYEVILTLELP; the protein is encoded by the coding sequence ATGAGGAGGAAAGTATTTACGATAATCATCCACATAACATGCTGGAGTCTATTTATTTTACTTTTATGTAAGCTTTTCCCAGCATACTCTCTTATACAATCCGATGAAGGCGAAACCGGCTTTTTAATTACTCATACTTATTACTATTGGGTGTTGGGCGGCTCTTGCATGTTTTTTTTCTACTTCCATTCTCAGCTACTTTTCCCTAAACTGTTTCTTAGAAAGAAGTACTTAGCCTATTTCATTTCATTAATTTTATTGATGGTATTTGTACCTGCAATGCAGTATTTAATAGATACGCTACTCATTCAATACCTGACATTGCCTTCAGATAGTAAAGTAAGCGTCAAAGGTTTTTTTATTGAATCAATTGGGTTAAACACATCCAGTCTCACCTATGTCAATTGCTTCGCTTTTACACTTGGTTATTCGTTTTATGATAGCTGGGTAAAGGATCAGCAGCTCAAAAAGTTAATACTACAGGATAAAATAAAGGCTGAAAACCAGTTACTACGTGCACAAATTAACCCACACTTTTTATTCAACACATTAAATACATTTTTCTCACTTGCACAGAAACATAAGGCACCTGTAATTGAAGATGGTGTAGCAACTTTATCTGAGATGTTCAGATACACTTTAGAGAATAAAGACACCACATTAATGCCTCTGACAAAGGAAATTGAATACGTAAAATCTTATGTCCATTTACAAGGCCTGAGGTTCAAAGATGGGGATGATGTCGATATACAGTTTAAGATAGAAGGTGATTTTGAAGGCAAAGAAATCCATCAAATGATATTGATTAATTTTATTGAAAATGCCTTTAAACATGGCATCAATATTTCTGGTCGCTCCTATATACATATCGATATTGATGTTGCCGAGAAATTTCAGATGAAAGTTCGGAATTCAGTGGGTAGTAAAGCAAGAGATGATATTTCCTTTGGAGTTGGTTTGGATAATACTAAAAACAGGCTGGACTTACTTTATCCTAATAAACACCAGCTTTATATTGAATCGACAGATAATTATTATGAGGTTATACTTACTTTGGAGTTACCATGA
- a CDS encoding LytR/AlgR family response regulator transcription factor: MNNFNCIIVDDEHNAREVIKRYISQVEWLQLKEEFKDPLKALHFLHTETVDIIFLDINMPGLNGVEFIQSLTKKPTIIFTTAYAEFALDGYENDVADYLLKPIRFERFLKAINKVKSSSEGSVSEDDFIMVKIAHGLQKIRLEEILFLKKDSNYIEIHQVDGRKDLIRENMNTIYDVFPQQHFMRIHKSFVVAKRHIKIIESHQVTLQSGHKISIGPSYREDIIKEFPYRK; encoded by the coding sequence ATGAACAATTTTAACTGCATAATAGTAGATGATGAGCATAACGCCAGAGAAGTTATTAAGCGTTACATTTCTCAAGTTGAATGGCTGCAACTAAAAGAGGAATTTAAAGACCCCCTCAAAGCATTACACTTTTTACATACAGAGACTGTTGATATAATTTTTCTGGATATTAATATGCCAGGACTAAACGGAGTGGAGTTTATCCAATCCCTCACTAAAAAGCCTACTATTATTTTCACTACTGCCTATGCAGAGTTTGCTTTGGATGGTTACGAAAATGATGTGGCAGACTATCTTTTGAAACCCATACGGTTTGAACGATTTCTAAAAGCCATCAATAAGGTTAAATCATCATCAGAAGGATCTGTTTCTGAAGATGACTTTATTATGGTAAAAATTGCCCACGGACTTCAGAAAATAAGGCTTGAAGAAATCCTTTTTCTTAAAAAGGACAGCAATTACATCGAAATTCATCAGGTGGATGGGCGAAAGGATTTGATAAGAGAAAATATGAATACGATTTACGATGTATTCCCTCAGCAGCATTTTATGCGCATTCATAAATCATTTGTAGTAGCTAAGCGGCATATTAAAATTATCGAATCGCATCAGGTAACATTACAAAGCGGTCATAAAATTAGCATAGGCCCCAGTTATCGAGAGGATATTATTAAAGAGTTTCCATATCGAAAATAA
- a CDS encoding sialidase family protein has protein sequence MNKHLQILAAIALLVAGCKSSTDQETVSENVPSQVNWLDEFPGSLPHLYTDLDSNVYLSWVIESDDTARLVYDQIGTDMNPKPITSGTDWFVNWADYPMISTLHGQNFLAHYLQKSSEGTYSYDIKVTVSNDSGNAWNAPFVLHDDGKEAEHGFVSVTPYMDNFLVVWLDGRNTVMEESHDGHGQGGAMTLRAAILNTNGEKLNEWELDNSVCDCCQTSVAITSSGPAVVYRNRSEDEIRDMYVVRFVDNEWTEPVAVHHDNWNIAGCPVNGPRISAYGNQAVVAWFTAPDEPRVNVVFTKDGGETFSNPVRLDKGSAIGRVDAVMLDDEKAFVTWMEGENIEGALVSASGEVLKRTVIASSSTARSSGFPQITSDGDDIFVAFTDTSSGRVKLGVVKI, from the coding sequence ATGAATAAACATTTACAAATCTTGGCGGCTATTGCATTACTTGTTGCAGGCTGCAAGTCTTCAACTGATCAAGAGACAGTAAGCGAAAATGTCCCATCACAAGTTAATTGGCTGGATGAATTTCCGGGCTCATTACCGCACTTGTATACCGATCTTGATTCCAACGTTTATCTGTCATGGGTAATTGAATCTGACGATACGGCCAGGCTGGTTTATGATCAGATTGGAACGGATATGAACCCAAAACCTATCACCTCAGGCACTGACTGGTTTGTGAATTGGGCGGATTATCCGATGATATCTACTCTACACGGTCAGAATTTTCTGGCCCATTATCTGCAAAAAAGTAGTGAAGGCACATATAGCTATGACATTAAAGTGACTGTTTCGAATGATAGCGGTAATGCTTGGAATGCGCCTTTTGTTTTACATGATGACGGCAAAGAAGCGGAACATGGATTTGTATCAGTAACACCATATATGGACAATTTTTTAGTGGTTTGGCTGGATGGAAGAAATACAGTTATGGAAGAATCGCATGATGGGCATGGACAAGGAGGTGCAATGACATTAAGAGCAGCCATCTTGAATACAAACGGTGAAAAACTGAATGAATGGGAACTCGACAATAGTGTATGCGATTGCTGTCAAACATCGGTGGCCATTACTTCTTCGGGGCCGGCAGTTGTGTACAGAAACCGCTCCGAGGATGAGATCAGGGATATGTATGTGGTTCGATTTGTTGATAATGAATGGACAGAACCTGTAGCGGTACATCATGACAATTGGAATATTGCAGGCTGCCCGGTTAATGGACCAAGAATAAGTGCTTATGGCAATCAGGCCGTGGTAGCCTGGTTCACCGCGCCTGACGAACCCAGAGTGAATGTGGTATTTACCAAAGATGGAGGGGAGACATTTTCGAATCCTGTTAGACTGGATAAAGGCTCAGCCATCGGCCGCGTTGATGCAGTGATGTTAGACGATGAAAAGGCCTTTGTCACCTGGATGGAAGGTGAAAACATTGAAGGTGCCCTAGTGTCAGCTTCAGGAGAAGTCTTAAAAAGAACTGTCATAGCCAGCTCATCAACAGCCAGAAGCAGCGGTTTCCCGCAAATCACCTCCGATGGTGACGATATTTTTGTGGCTTTTACAGATACTTCTAGTGGCAGGGTTAAGTTGGGGGTGGTAAAGATTTAA
- a CDS encoding DUF3347 domain-containing protein, translating into MKTTLLSIATVSLLMACGAQKGEEKETTTEATTEVKEEATSEEAATDSSAELVQAYMKLKDALVATNGAEAKAAATEMHNVITENDNQGELMSAAMKISNTEDVEEQRKAFLDLTAAFIAHVKANGSDETLYVQYCPMAFDNNGGNWVSLSSEIRNPYFGDKMLKCGKVEEEI; encoded by the coding sequence ATGAAAACAACACTTTTATCAATTGCCACAGTTAGTCTTTTGATGGCTTGTGGAGCTCAAAAAGGAGAAGAAAAAGAAACAACTACTGAAGCTACAACAGAGGTTAAGGAAGAAGCTACTTCTGAAGAAGCTGCAACTGATAGCTCCGCTGAGTTAGTGCAGGCTTACATGAAGCTGAAAGATGCTTTAGTAGCAACTAACGGGGCAGAAGCAAAAGCTGCAGCCACAGAAATGCATAACGTCATCACCGAAAATGATAATCAGGGCGAGTTAATGTCAGCAGCAATGAAAATCTCAAACACTGAGGATGTTGAAGAGCAAAGAAAAGCTTTCCTCGACCTTACGGCAGCCTTTATCGCCCATGTGAAAGCTAACGGCTCTGATGAAACATTATACGTGCAGTATTGCCCTATGGCTTTTGACAATAACGGAGGAAATTGGGTGAGCTTGTCGTCAGAAATCAGAAATCCATATTTTGGAGATAAAATGTTGAAATGTGGTAAGGTTGAAGAAGAAATATAA
- a CDS encoding TlpA family protein disulfide reductase, with translation MKKKYKSALALLTIVLVSVACSTKEQANTPQIDIKTLSGESSTLEDYEGKVVFLNIWATWCAPCIKEMPSIEKLTELYGDDVEFLIASNEEVDKIIQFKEKKSFKLNFVQLQNTPESLGVFALPATFVFNRAGELAFEEKGSRNWYSEESKSQIKKIITDE, from the coding sequence TTGAAGAAGAAATATAAGTCTGCACTAGCCTTACTCACGATTGTACTTGTAAGCGTAGCCTGCTCAACGAAGGAGCAGGCAAATACGCCTCAAATCGATATTAAAACACTCTCAGGTGAATCGTCTACGTTAGAGGATTATGAGGGTAAGGTTGTATTTCTAAATATTTGGGCCACATGGTGCGCACCCTGTATTAAAGAAATGCCTTCCATTGAAAAGTTGACTGAATTGTATGGGGATGACGTGGAATTCCTGATAGCCTCCAATGAGGAAGTAGACAAAATCATTCAATTTAAAGAGAAAAAGTCTTTCAAATTAAACTTCGTACAATTGCAAAATACACCTGAATCACTGGGCGTATTTGCTTTACCCGCCACTTTTGTTTTTAATAGAGCTGGCGAACTGGCTTTTGAAGAAAAAGGGAGCAGGAACTGGTATAGCGAAGAAAGTAAAAGCCAGATCAAGAAAATTATTACTGATGAATAA